The Biomphalaria glabrata chromosome 1, xgBioGlab47.1, whole genome shotgun sequence sequence CATGAATATTTAGCTGGGGATTTTGTCATAGGCCTATGTTACATACATcggtcaatgtaaaaataaatataaaaaatcgaTAAATCAACATTTTTAACCTCATTATGTTAGTTATTCTTGTTTTTGAATGCAATCAAAAGTGGCTATAAGCTAGAAATACATTgaattttttagaaaaataaagtcCTAAGGAAAATCAATTTGCTTAGTCGTGTTCTTTATTGTGTTCAACTttatttgatctttttttttttaattcaacgcAATGCATTTAAATGAAAACGAATTTTCGTTCTCTTCAGATTCATTGCTCTTATCGAGATGCCGACAACTTTCATAGTGaggaaaataagaaaaaaatggcCTCGGGCTACCCTTTAACTGATGAGGTTggcttatttacatatatttattcacataaaaaaatacagattaatCTTGATTGATACAAATCATAGAATTAATAGTCCTAATATTATCAAACCTATGTAAGCCTAATACTTActtgaaatataaattttatgccaattgtttttacctttttaaaaaaaaaacaaggtcacagagacagtttgtgtagaaacacaaactcaaatcggcccccgaagtgatctacccaggcaggtatcaacattttcagaaagaacatctgaaTTATTATAAGTGGAGGACATACTAAAGAGTccccagtgtttgttactattaatagagaattgttgtaaaagtggtataaaactgcttgcataaattatctttaaaaaatttgatttttcgcttttagaaaataaaaaaagtagccgttacatcagaactttgaatggactagaatattatgatgtcggattttcactattttttctagtttacgagatctaaacgggacggacgaacagacttttcacacaaaactagtaGCGCTAAAAAACTATCATCGTATTTGTGAATTTTAATCTATTTTGCAACAATATAATTCAATTTTAGCTGCTTTTAATCATTAAAATTACTAATGATTGATGCATAGGCCCCTATATATAGGCCCTAACTAGGCCTATGCATAGCTGTATATAGGCTAACTATGCATATCTAGCCTACATAGGCTATAGGCCTAGCTATGATTTAGAATTTAATTAGATACTTAACAACTTTTTAAACTCTTTGTCTTatcactctatttttttttattgtcaaaaggATAGAATACCTTGGCTCCTCGCTATATACGGTTACATAAAAaggtaagataaaaaaaaatgcacataccagtattttttttaacataaattaataattgtggTGCCAATACTAATTtgtacataacttttttttcatataggCATAAGTGCACGTATCATATTAATATATGATTTACTTATTAAATCTCGATATTCCTACAAATGGAATCAATTTCTAGTTAATATTATTATGCCTTTATAAATTCCACCTCCCTTTTCACAGTTTATCAGATTCTAATACACCAGGTATTGTAACTTGCTCGGCGCTGAAACGAAAGTATAGGGACATTTTGGTATTTGGCGAGGACGCTTTAAGAAAGGAACATGCTGGCACTCAGGAGAACGGTTGCCCTGTACTCTTTGTCTACCTCAAAGGCTCACCTACATTGATTTCTGCCCGTCTAAAGGAGCGCAAAGGTCACTTCATGCCCGCCGAACTCCTCCAGTCACAGATTGACATACTAGAGGAGCCTGATGAGTTCGAAAGACATGTAACAGTTGATATAGACTGCTCTGTGGATACCATTGTTTCTAGTATAATAAAACATATCAAATAGATTCAGACTTCAGCAgagttgtgtgtgtatgtgttttcgtTATTGcactcttgttttgttttgattgttgatTGCTCGTTTTCATTGGATCTTCCGAGATTGATAGAATTCTGGGACGGTTAGCTATTGCATGTGTTAATAACAAGTGGTGTGACCACGTAAGAAGTGAAcatgaaagtattttttatttgcttcaCATGGGAGAAATAAATCATAAATTACTATTAGAACACGTTTAAATATTTCAGAGgttct is a genomic window containing:
- the LOC106073613 gene encoding probable gluconokinase isoform X1 produces the protein MNKSIIFVIMGVCGSGKTTVAGKLSKEIHCSYRDADNFHSEENKKKMASGYPLTDEVTETVCVETQTQIGPRSDLPRQDRIPWLLAIYGYIKSLSDSNTPGIVTCSALKRKYRDILVFGEDALRKEHAGTQENGCPVLFVYLKGSPTLISARLKERKGHFMPAELLQSQIDILEEPDEFERHVTVDIDCSVDTIVSSIIKHIK
- the LOC106073613 gene encoding probable gluconokinase isoform X2, which codes for MNKSIIFVIMGVCGSGKTTVAGKLSKEIHCSYRDADNFHSEENKKKMASGYPLTDEDRIPWLLAIYGYIKSLSDSNTPGIVTCSALKRKYRDILVFGEDALRKEHAGTQENGCPVLFVYLKGSPTLISARLKERKGHFMPAELLQSQIDILEEPDEFERHVTVDIDCSVDTIVSSIIKHIK
- the LOC106073613 gene encoding probable gluconokinase isoform X3 — translated: MASGYPLTDEVTETVCVETQTQIGPRSDLPRQDRIPWLLAIYGYIKSLSDSNTPGIVTCSALKRKYRDILVFGEDALRKEHAGTQENGCPVLFVYLKGSPTLISARLKERKGHFMPAELLQSQIDILEEPDEFERHVTVDIDCSVDTIVSSIIKHIK
- the LOC106073613 gene encoding probable gluconokinase isoform X4, whose translation is MNKSIIFVIMGVCGSGKTTVAGKLSKEDRIPWLLAIYGYIKSLSDSNTPGIVTCSALKRKYRDILVFGEDALRKEHAGTQENGCPVLFVYLKGSPTLISARLKERKGHFMPAELLQSQIDILEEPDEFERHVTVDIDCSVDTIVSSIIKHIK